From a single Paraburkholderia sp. FT54 genomic region:
- a CDS encoding 3-deoxy-7-phosphoheptulonate synthase yields the protein MSAIDNPLHDQEVGSADATQDTTRIDDVRIGAVRPLISPALLQDELPVPPSVQTLVEKTRAEIADILHGRDDRLVMIVGPCSIHDHDQAIEYAHKLKAAADTYKNDLLIVMRVYFEKPRTTVGWKGYINDPRLDGSFRINEGLRLARQLLLDINGLGLSTATEFLDLLSPQYIADLIAWGAIGARTTESQSHRQLASGLSCPIGFKNGTDGGVQIAADAIVAARASHAFMGMTKMGMAAIFETRGNDDAHVILRGGKKGPNYDSASVEATCVALKSAGLREQVMVDCSHANSGKSHLRQLEVVQDLTQQLSQRERRIIGVMLESHLEEGRQDLKPGVPLRHGVSITDACVSWAQTEPALETLAEATRKRRAG from the coding sequence TTGAGCGCCATCGACAATCCTTTGCACGATCAGGAAGTCGGCTCGGCCGACGCCACCCAGGACACCACGCGCATCGACGACGTTCGGATCGGCGCGGTACGTCCACTGATTTCCCCTGCGCTGTTGCAGGACGAGTTGCCCGTGCCGCCGTCGGTGCAGACACTGGTCGAGAAAACCCGCGCGGAAATCGCCGACATTCTGCATGGCCGTGACGACCGGCTCGTGATGATCGTCGGACCGTGTTCGATTCACGACCACGACCAGGCGATCGAATACGCGCACAAGCTGAAAGCCGCCGCCGACACCTACAAGAACGATCTTCTGATCGTGATGCGGGTCTACTTCGAGAAGCCGCGCACCACGGTCGGCTGGAAAGGCTATATCAACGACCCGCGTCTGGACGGCAGTTTCCGCATCAACGAAGGTCTGCGCCTTGCACGGCAACTGCTGCTCGACATCAACGGTCTCGGCTTGTCCACGGCGACCGAATTTCTCGACCTGCTGAGCCCGCAATACATCGCCGACCTCATCGCTTGGGGCGCCATCGGCGCGCGCACGACCGAGAGCCAGAGCCATCGTCAACTGGCGTCAGGCTTGAGTTGCCCGATCGGTTTCAAGAACGGCACGGACGGCGGCGTGCAGATCGCCGCGGACGCGATCGTCGCCGCGCGCGCGAGCCACGCGTTCATGGGCATGACGAAAATGGGCATGGCCGCGATCTTCGAAACGCGCGGCAACGACGACGCGCACGTGATCCTGCGCGGCGGCAAGAAAGGGCCGAACTACGACAGCGCGTCGGTGGAAGCCACTTGCGTGGCGCTCAAATCAGCGGGTTTGCGCGAGCAGGTCATGGTCGACTGTTCGCATGCGAACTCGGGCAAGTCGCACTTGCGTCAACTCGAGGTGGTGCAGGACCTGACGCAGCAATTGTCGCAACGCGAGCGCCGCATCATTGGCGTGATGCTGGAGAGTCATCTGGAAGAAGGCCGTCAGGATCTGAAGCCAGGCGTGCCGTTGCGTCACGGCGTATCGATCACGGATGCCTGCGTCAGTTGGGCGCAGACCGAGCCGGCGCTCGAGACGCTCGCCGAGGCCACCCGCAAACGTCGCGCGGGCTGA
- a CDS encoding enoyl-CoA hydratase/isomerase family protein → MQYETLNVEFAGPIATVTLNRPDVRNAFNETMIAEVTSVFTALNHRDDVRAVVLAANGKAFCAGADLNWMKKMAGYSDDENRADAMLLANMLSSIYRCNKPVIARVNGDAYAGGMGLISACDIVVAVESARFCLSEARLGLIPATIAPYVIRALGEQASRRYFTTAEQFDCATALRLGLVSEAVSMEQLDATVQQIAGTLCANGPQAVRACKQLVQDMAGHELNDAMIEDTAARIARTRAGAEGREGVASFLEKRPPAWRN, encoded by the coding sequence ATGCAATACGAAACACTGAATGTCGAATTCGCCGGACCGATTGCAACCGTCACGTTGAATCGTCCGGACGTGCGCAACGCGTTCAACGAAACCATGATCGCCGAGGTGACCTCGGTCTTCACGGCGCTCAACCATCGCGACGACGTGCGCGCGGTGGTGCTCGCCGCGAACGGCAAGGCGTTCTGCGCGGGAGCGGATCTGAACTGGATGAAGAAGATGGCCGGTTACTCGGACGACGAGAACCGCGCCGATGCGATGCTGCTGGCGAACATGCTGTCGTCGATCTATCGCTGCAACAAGCCGGTGATCGCGCGCGTGAACGGAGATGCGTACGCGGGCGGCATGGGTTTGATCTCGGCGTGCGACATCGTGGTGGCCGTTGAAAGCGCGCGCTTCTGCCTCTCGGAGGCACGCCTCGGTCTGATTCCCGCCACCATCGCACCGTATGTGATTCGCGCGCTGGGCGAGCAGGCGTCGCGCCGCTATTTCACGACCGCCGAGCAGTTCGATTGCGCGACGGCGTTGCGCCTCGGGCTCGTCAGCGAAGCGGTGAGCATGGAGCAACTCGACGCCACTGTCCAGCAGATTGCCGGGACGCTTTGCGCGAACGGTCCGCAGGCGGTGCGCGCGTGCAAGCAGCTCGTGCAGGACATGGCGGGCCACGAGTTGAATGACGCCATGATCGAGGACACGGCGGCGCGCATCGCGCGCACGCGTGCCGGCGCGGAAGGCCGCGAAGGCGTCGCGTCGTTCCTCGAAAAACGCCCGCCCGCCTGGCGCAACTGA
- a CDS encoding acetyl/propionyl/methylcrotonyl-CoA carboxylase subunit alpha, which yields MFNKILIANRGEIACRVAATCKRLGIASVAVYSDADANAKHVAACDEAVHIGGSTAAQSYLRVERIIEAARATGAQAVHPGYGFLSENEDFAHACEAAGIVFIGPPVEAIAAMGSKAAAKALMHAAAVPLVPGYHGDDQDAQLLHREADAIGYPVLLKASAGGGGKGMRVVERSEDFAAALASCKREAASSFGNDRVLIEKYLTRPRHVEVQVFADRHGGAVYLFDRDCSVQRRHQKVLEEAPAPGLSAEIKREMGEAAVAAARAVNYVGAGTVEFIMTSTGDFYFMEMNTRLQVEHPVTEMVTGQDLVEWQLRVAADEPLPLTQAQLKIDGHAIEARIYAEHPARGFLPSTGTLKHLRMPEGVEFTIDAGESGRKAPVRIDSGVREGDTITPFYDPMIAKLIVHGATREEALARLSRALHACEVVGPHTNVEFLQSIVTSEPFATGDLDTGLIERHHDALFAPRKKPFKEALALACAALLTREGGTAHGASPWDALSHWRLNGGYTQMLGWRDLDSGSTGDGSESTFTVTFARDGGTQTLEHDGVREDFSWSNGSGPHEFRATIGDARATGRVFVDGDTFHVFCLGEALAFEWQNLLAHAADAEGGEGRLTAPMPGKVIAVLVEPGTVVEKGTPLIVMEAMKMEHTIGAPAAGTVSEVLYAVGDQVADGAQLLVLDVQQR from the coding sequence ATGTTCAACAAGATTCTGATTGCCAACCGGGGCGAGATTGCGTGCCGCGTCGCCGCGACCTGCAAGCGGCTCGGCATCGCGAGCGTGGCCGTCTATTCCGATGCGGACGCCAACGCGAAACACGTCGCCGCGTGCGATGAGGCGGTGCACATCGGCGGGTCGACAGCGGCGCAGAGTTATCTGCGCGTCGAACGCATTATCGAAGCCGCGCGCGCCACCGGCGCGCAGGCGGTGCATCCGGGCTACGGCTTCCTGTCGGAAAACGAAGACTTCGCGCATGCGTGCGAGGCGGCAGGTATCGTCTTCATTGGACCGCCGGTCGAAGCCATCGCCGCGATGGGTTCGAAAGCCGCCGCGAAGGCGCTGATGCATGCGGCCGCCGTGCCGCTCGTGCCGGGTTATCACGGCGACGATCAGGACGCGCAACTGCTGCACCGCGAGGCGGATGCGATCGGTTATCCGGTGCTGCTCAAAGCCAGCGCGGGAGGCGGCGGCAAGGGCATGCGCGTGGTCGAGCGCAGCGAGGATTTCGCGGCGGCGCTGGCTTCATGCAAGCGGGAAGCCGCAAGCAGCTTCGGCAATGATCGCGTGCTGATCGAAAAATACCTGACGCGGCCGCGTCACGTGGAGGTGCAGGTGTTCGCGGATCGTCACGGCGGCGCGGTCTATCTGTTCGATCGCGATTGCTCGGTGCAGCGGCGTCACCAGAAGGTGCTGGAGGAGGCGCCGGCGCCTGGATTGTCCGCTGAAATCAAGCGCGAAATGGGCGAAGCCGCAGTGGCGGCCGCGCGCGCGGTGAATTACGTCGGCGCGGGCACGGTCGAGTTCATCATGACCAGCACGGGCGATTTCTACTTCATGGAAATGAACACGCGCCTGCAGGTCGAGCATCCGGTGACGGAGATGGTGACCGGCCAGGACCTGGTGGAATGGCAACTGCGCGTCGCCGCCGACGAACCGCTGCCGCTCACCCAGGCACAGTTGAAGATCGACGGCCACGCGATCGAAGCGCGTATTTATGCCGAGCATCCGGCACGCGGCTTCCTGCCGTCGACGGGCACGCTCAAGCATCTGCGCATGCCGGAAGGCGTGGAGTTCACGATCGATGCCGGCGAATCGGGACGCAAGGCGCCGGTGCGTATCGACAGCGGCGTGCGTGAAGGCGACACCATCACGCCGTTTTACGATCCGATGATCGCCAAGCTGATCGTGCACGGCGCCACGCGCGAAGAGGCGCTTGCGCGTTTGAGCCGCGCACTGCATGCGTGCGAGGTGGTCGGCCCGCACACCAACGTCGAGTTCCTGCAAAGCATTGTCACGAGCGAGCCGTTTGCCACGGGCGATCTCGACACGGGCCTGATCGAGCGTCATCACGACGCCCTGTTCGCGCCGCGCAAGAAGCCGTTCAAGGAGGCGCTGGCGCTGGCTTGCGCGGCGTTGCTCACGCGCGAGGGCGGCACGGCGCACGGCGCGTCGCCGTGGGATGCGCTGTCGCACTGGCGCCTGAATGGCGGCTATACGCAGATGCTCGGCTGGCGCGATCTGGACAGCGGCAGCACGGGTGACGGCAGCGAAAGCACCTTCACGGTCACGTTCGCGCGCGACGGCGGCACGCAAACGCTCGAACACGACGGCGTGCGCGAGGATTTCAGCTGGTCGAACGGCAGTGGTCCGCATGAATTCCGCGCGACGATCGGCGATGCGCGCGCCACGGGCCGCGTGTTCGTCGACGGCGATACGTTCCATGTGTTCTGTCTCGGCGAAGCGCTGGCGTTCGAGTGGCAGAACCTGCTCGCGCACGCCGCCGACGCCGAAGGCGGCGAGGGCCGTTTGACCGCGCCGATGCCGGGCAAGGTGATCGCGGTGCTGGTCGAGCCGGGCACCGTGGTGGAGAAGGGCACACCGCTGATCGTGATGGAAGCGATGAAGATGGAGCACACCATCGGCGCGCCGGCTGCCGGTACGGTGTCGGAGGTACTGTACGCGGTCGGCGATCAGGTGGCCGACGGCGCGCAGCTTCTGGTGCTGGACGTGCAACAGCGCTAG
- a CDS encoding aldo/keto reductase yields the protein MQYVHAGNAPIPAIGFGTYGMNGDDIYRMIPSALHAGFRHIDTAQIYRNEAEIGDCVAASGIPRSEMFLTTKVWVSNYSARYFDASVTESLRKLKTDYIDLLLLHWPSPDVTLAEQIEGLNAVVRSGKVRHIGVSNFNRALMTEAIRLSAAPLVTNQFEYHPYLNQSLLIESTRQAGLAVTGYCGMAIGRVFSDQTLKEIAARHDRTVAQIVLRWLVQQPGVAALSRTTRIDRLAQNIAVFDFELDGADMAAIHALATAGSRIVDPPGLAPLWDSTDA from the coding sequence ATGCAATACGTCCATGCCGGTAACGCACCCATTCCGGCCATAGGCTTTGGCACCTACGGGATGAATGGCGACGACATCTATCGAATGATCCCCTCAGCCCTTCATGCTGGCTTCCGTCATATCGATACCGCGCAAATCTATCGCAACGAAGCCGAGATCGGCGACTGCGTAGCCGCATCCGGCATCCCAAGAAGCGAAATGTTTCTGACGACCAAGGTGTGGGTGAGCAACTACTCCGCAAGATACTTCGATGCGTCCGTCACAGAGAGTCTACGCAAGCTCAAGACGGATTACATCGACCTGCTCCTGCTGCACTGGCCGAGTCCGGATGTGACCTTGGCCGAGCAGATCGAGGGGCTCAATGCGGTCGTGCGCTCCGGCAAGGTCCGGCACATCGGCGTCAGCAATTTCAACCGTGCACTCATGACGGAAGCTATCCGGCTCTCGGCGGCTCCGCTCGTAACGAATCAGTTCGAATACCACCCGTACCTGAACCAATCCTTGCTGATCGAAAGCACGCGCCAGGCTGGGCTTGCCGTCACGGGATATTGCGGCATGGCGATTGGCCGCGTGTTTTCGGACCAAACGCTCAAGGAGATCGCGGCCCGCCATGACAGAACCGTCGCCCAGATCGTCTTACGTTGGCTCGTTCAACAACCCGGCGTTGCAGCGCTGTCGAGAACCACGCGGATTGATCGACTGGCACAAAACATCGCGGTCTTCGACTTCGAGTTAGATGGTGCGGATATGGCAGCAATACACGCATTGGCGACGGCAGGCAGCCGAATCGTGGATCCGCCGGGTCTTGCCCCACTGTGGGACAGTACAGACGCTTGA
- a CDS encoding TetR/AcrR family transcriptional regulator, producing the protein MTVAMKAELPASRRQPAGRKSQQRVKEILQAGRDVFSEKGYERATTAEIAQRLGISEATVFSYFRGKRELCARVIGDWYDEIIEAIESGLPRDGNVRQQFAFIVRTHLRLMLVNGTDLCALVLSEGRARHHELSEALTELQRRYTAPLMRVLAQGQESGQIRADMPLRLLRSMVFGPMEHVLWDATLANRHIDIDATADQLIDVLWAALTPPDPAVSALQQFRVEVAEANRRFEEAARGAETAKPRDGK; encoded by the coding sequence ATGACGGTTGCCATGAAGGCAGAGTTACCCGCCTCGCGCCGCCAGCCGGCCGGGCGCAAGTCGCAACAACGCGTGAAGGAGATCCTCCAGGCGGGGCGCGACGTGTTCTCCGAAAAAGGCTACGAGCGCGCGACGACCGCCGAGATCGCGCAGCGCCTCGGCATTTCCGAGGCGACCGTGTTCAGCTATTTCCGCGGCAAACGCGAGTTGTGCGCGCGGGTGATCGGCGACTGGTACGACGAGATCATCGAGGCGATCGAGTCCGGCTTGCCGCGCGACGGCAATGTGCGCCAGCAGTTTGCGTTCATCGTGCGCACGCATTTGCGGCTGATGCTGGTCAACGGCACTGATCTGTGCGCACTGGTGTTGTCCGAAGGCCGGGCGCGGCATCATGAGCTGAGCGAGGCGCTCACGGAGTTGCAGCGCCGCTATACCGCGCCGCTGATGCGCGTGCTGGCGCAAGGCCAGGAAAGCGGACAGATTCGCGCCGACATGCCGTTGCGCTTGTTGCGCTCGATGGTGTTCGGGCCGATGGAGCACGTGCTGTGGGACGCCACGCTCGCGAACCGGCACATCGATATCGACGCGACGGCGGATCAGCTCATCGACGTGCTGTGGGCCGCGCTGACGCCGCCAGATCCGGCGGTAAGCGCGTTGCAGCAGTTCAGGGTGGAAGTGGCGGAGGCGAACCGGCGGTTCGAAGAGGCGGCGCGTGGTGCGGAAACAGCCAAACCTCGCGACGGCAAATAG
- a CDS encoding carboxyl transferase domain-containing protein has translation MPIIESKLNPRSDDFRANATALEALVADLRAKVGKLALGGGQAARDKHTGRGKLLPRDRIEKLLDPGTPFLEFSQLAAYGMYHNDAPGAGVITGIGRIAGQECVIVCNDATVKGGTYYPVTVKKHVRAQEIAAENHLPCVYLVDSGGANLPNQDDVFPDRDHFGRIFYNQANLSAAGIPQIAVVMGSCTAGGAYVPAMSDESIIVKNQGTIFLGGPPLVKAATGEVVSAEDLGGGDVHTRLSGVVDHLAQNDAHALGIARSIVGNLNRGKQVPVTLQEPKPPRYDVKSMYGVIPVDTRKPFDIREVIARIVDDSAFDEFKARYGTTLVTGFAHIWGHPVGIIANNGILFSESALKGAHFIELCCQRKIPLVFLQNITGFMVGRKYENEGIARNGAKMVTAVATAKVPKFTVIIGGSFGAGNYGMCGRAYSPRFLWMWPNARISVMGGEQAASVLATVKRDGIEGKGGSWSAEEEEAFKQPIRDQYEHQGHPYYASARLWDDGVIDPAQTRDVLGLGLSAAMNAPIEDTRFGVFRM, from the coding sequence ATGCCGATCATCGAATCAAAGTTAAATCCGCGCTCGGACGACTTCCGCGCCAACGCGACGGCGCTCGAAGCGCTGGTCGCCGACCTTCGCGCGAAGGTCGGGAAGCTCGCACTGGGCGGCGGTCAGGCGGCCCGCGACAAACACACGGGACGCGGCAAACTGCTGCCGCGCGATCGCATCGAGAAGCTGCTCGATCCGGGCACGCCGTTTCTCGAGTTCTCGCAACTCGCGGCCTATGGCATGTATCACAACGATGCGCCAGGCGCGGGCGTGATCACCGGCATAGGCCGGATCGCCGGGCAGGAGTGCGTGATCGTCTGCAACGACGCGACGGTCAAGGGCGGCACCTACTATCCGGTCACCGTGAAAAAGCACGTTCGGGCGCAGGAAATCGCCGCTGAAAATCATTTGCCTTGCGTGTATCTGGTCGACTCGGGCGGCGCGAATCTGCCGAACCAGGATGACGTATTTCCGGACCGCGATCACTTCGGCCGCATCTTCTACAACCAGGCGAATCTGTCCGCCGCGGGCATTCCGCAGATCGCCGTGGTGATGGGTTCGTGTACGGCGGGCGGCGCATATGTGCCGGCCATGAGCGACGAGTCGATCATCGTCAAGAATCAGGGGACGATTTTTCTCGGCGGTCCGCCTTTGGTGAAAGCCGCCACAGGTGAAGTGGTGAGCGCGGAAGACCTCGGCGGCGGCGACGTGCATACGCGTCTGTCGGGTGTGGTCGATCATCTCGCGCAAAACGATGCGCACGCGCTGGGCATTGCGCGCAGCATCGTCGGCAATCTGAATCGCGGCAAGCAGGTGCCCGTGACCTTGCAGGAACCGAAGCCACCGCGCTACGACGTGAAGAGCATGTACGGCGTGATTCCCGTCGATACACGCAAGCCGTTCGATATCCGCGAGGTGATCGCGCGTATCGTCGACGACTCCGCGTTCGACGAATTCAAGGCGCGCTACGGCACCACGCTCGTCACCGGTTTCGCGCATATCTGGGGGCATCCGGTCGGTATCATCGCGAACAACGGCATTCTGTTTTCGGAGTCCGCGCTCAAGGGCGCGCACTTCATCGAGTTGTGCTGCCAGCGCAAGATTCCGCTGGTGTTCCTGCAGAACATCACCGGCTTCATGGTGGGCCGCAAATACGAAAACGAAGGCATCGCGCGTAACGGCGCGAAGATGGTGACGGCGGTGGCGACTGCCAAAGTGCCGAAGTTCACGGTGATCATCGGCGGGTCGTTCGGCGCGGGCAATTACGGCATGTGCGGTCGCGCGTATTCGCCGCGCTTCCTGTGGATGTGGCCGAATGCGCGTATCTCGGTGATGGGCGGCGAGCAGGCGGCGTCGGTGCTGGCCACGGTCAAGCGCGACGGCATCGAAGGCAAGGGCGGCTCGTGGAGCGCCGAAGAAGAAGAGGCGTTCAAGCAGCCGATCCGCGATCAGTACGAACATCAGGGCCACCCGTACTACGCGAGCGCGCGTCTGTGGGACGACGGCGTGATCGATCCGGCGCAAACGCGCGACGTGCTCGGTCTCGGCTTGTCGGCCGCCATGAATGCGCCGATCGAAGACACGCGTTTCGGCGTGTTCAGAATGTGA
- a CDS encoding DUF1488 family protein — protein MSVYVDEGVRPCVTECATVAFRVCCDDRAQIFEVSAEALVAYCGAASKRKEDLLVAFEDAQLEILSVAAQKWTFRPTEPVRLGLDEFRMVRH, from the coding sequence ATGTCGGTCTATGTCGATGAAGGGGTTCGGCCCTGTGTGACGGAATGCGCAACGGTCGCGTTCCGGGTGTGCTGTGACGATCGCGCGCAGATCTTCGAGGTCAGCGCCGAGGCTCTTGTGGCCTATTGCGGCGCGGCGAGCAAGCGTAAGGAAGATCTGCTCGTCGCATTCGAAGATGCGCAGCTGGAAATCCTTTCGGTAGCCGCGCAAAAATGGACATTCAGACCGACGGAGCCGGTGCGTCTCGGCCTCGACGAATTCCGAATGGTCAGACATTAA
- a CDS encoding DUF72 domain-containing protein, protein MPKEQAAKTAKNSNIRIGIGGWTYAPWRGTFYPSDLTQSRELEYASRNLTSIEINGTFYGLQKPASYEKWYQETPDDFVFSLKAPRYATNRKVLAEAGETIERFFGSGVLLLKQKLGPVNWQFAPTKKFDKEDFEAFLKLLPASIEGQKLRHAIEVRNDTFRTPDFIALARKYKVAVVLAGDSEYPQIADITAPFVYARIMGTTDKQAKGYSTKALDVWAERARQLAAGTTPDDLETCAEAPAKPAARDVYLYVISGFKERNPAAAMALIKRL, encoded by the coding sequence GTGCCGAAAGAACAAGCCGCAAAGACCGCAAAAAACTCCAACATCCGCATCGGCATAGGCGGCTGGACCTACGCCCCCTGGCGCGGCACCTTCTACCCCTCCGACCTCACGCAAAGCCGCGAACTCGAATACGCGAGCAGGAACCTCACATCGATTGAAATCAACGGCACGTTTTACGGTTTGCAAAAACCCGCGAGCTACGAAAAGTGGTATCAGGAAACCCCGGACGATTTCGTCTTTTCGCTGAAGGCGCCGCGTTACGCGACCAACAGAAAAGTCCTCGCCGAGGCGGGCGAAACGATTGAACGCTTCTTCGGCAGCGGCGTGCTGCTGCTCAAACAGAAACTCGGTCCAGTCAACTGGCAATTCGCGCCCACCAAGAAATTCGACAAGGAAGACTTCGAAGCCTTTTTGAAGCTGCTGCCGGCCAGCATCGAAGGCCAGAAGCTCAGGCATGCGATCGAAGTCCGCAACGACACCTTCAGGACGCCGGACTTCATCGCGCTCGCCCGCAAATACAAGGTCGCCGTAGTACTGGCTGGCGACAGCGAATACCCGCAGATCGCCGACATCACCGCGCCCTTCGTGTACGCGCGCATCATGGGCACGACGGACAAACAGGCCAAGGGCTATTCGACCAAAGCACTCGACGTTTGGGCCGAACGCGCGCGGCAACTGGCGGCAGGCACGACACCGGACGACCTGGAGACCTGTGCGGAGGCGCCCGCAAAACCGGCCGCACGCGACGTCTATCTCTACGTGATCAGCGGCTTCAAGGAACGCAATCCAGCGGCTGCCATGGCGCTGATCAAACGTCTCTGA
- a CDS encoding isovaleryl-CoA dehydrogenase, protein MSNLPGLQFPLGEEIEMLRDSIAGFAAKEIAPRAAEIDRTDQFPMDLWRKFGDLGVLGMTVSEEYGGANMGYTAHMIAMEEISRASASVGLSYGAHSNLCVNQIHRNGTEAQKQKYLPRLVSGEHVGALAMSEPNAGSDVVSMKLRAEKKGDRYVLNGTKMWITNGPDCDTLVVYAKTDPEANSRGITAFIVEKGMKGFSVAQKLDKLGMRGSHTGELVFQDVEVPEENILGQLNGGAKVLMSGLDYERAVLAGGPTGIMVAVMDAVVPYIHDRKQFGQPIGEFQLIQGKVADLYTTLQACRAYLYAVGRQLDTLGKEHVRQVRKDCAGVILYTAEKATWMAGEAIQILGGNGYINEYPVGRLWRDAKLYEIGAGTSEIRRMLIGRELFAETA, encoded by the coding sequence ATGAGCAACCTGCCCGGTTTGCAATTCCCGCTCGGCGAAGAAATCGAAATGCTGCGCGACAGCATCGCGGGATTCGCTGCCAAAGAAATCGCCCCGCGCGCCGCCGAAATCGATCGCACGGATCAGTTTCCCATGGACCTGTGGCGCAAGTTCGGCGATCTGGGCGTGCTCGGCATGACGGTCTCGGAGGAGTATGGCGGCGCCAACATGGGCTACACGGCGCACATGATCGCCATGGAGGAAATCTCGCGCGCGTCGGCCTCGGTCGGTCTGTCGTACGGCGCGCACTCGAATCTGTGCGTCAACCAGATTCATCGCAACGGCACGGAAGCGCAAAAACAGAAGTATCTGCCCAGGCTCGTGTCGGGCGAACACGTCGGTGCACTCGCCATGAGCGAGCCGAACGCGGGCTCGGACGTGGTCAGCATGAAGCTGCGCGCGGAGAAGAAGGGCGACCGCTACGTGCTCAACGGCACGAAGATGTGGATCACCAACGGCCCGGACTGCGACACGTTGGTCGTCTATGCCAAGACCGATCCCGAAGCGAATTCGCGCGGCATTACCGCGTTTATCGTCGAGAAAGGCATGAAGGGTTTCTCGGTCGCGCAGAAGCTCGACAAGCTCGGCATGCGCGGCTCGCATACCGGCGAACTGGTGTTCCAGGACGTGGAAGTGCCGGAAGAAAACATTCTCGGCCAGTTGAACGGCGGCGCGAAGGTGCTGATGAGCGGCCTCGACTACGAACGCGCCGTACTCGCGGGCGGCCCGACCGGCATCATGGTCGCGGTCATGGACGCGGTCGTGCCGTATATCCACGACCGTAAGCAGTTCGGTCAGCCGATCGGCGAATTCCAGCTCATTCAGGGCAAGGTCGCCGATCTCTACACGACGTTGCAGGCGTGCCGCGCATATCTCTACGCGGTGGGCCGTCAACTCGACACGCTCGGCAAGGAACATGTGCGCCAGGTGCGCAAGGACTGCGCCGGTGTGATTCTCTACACGGCGGAAAAAGCCACGTGGATGGCGGGCGAGGCGATCCAGATTCTCGGCGGCAACGGCTACATCAACGAGTATCCGGTCGGCCGTTTGTGGCGCGACGCGAAGCTCTATGAAATCGGCGCCGGCACGAGCGAAATCCGCCGCATGCTGATCGGCCGCGAACTGTTTGCCGAGACGGCCTGA
- a CDS encoding PhnD/SsuA/transferrin family substrate-binding protein codes for MTWIAALPMYNVTPALDLEWREWLADVLRMVKPACRIVEPDEELHGFWRRPNLLISQTCGYPFRHGLQEQVQLIATPRFDAPGCEGAHYSSVLVTRADAQFDTLAACRGARAAYNQDDSNSGMNVFRHAVAPFSRAGMFFSSVLRTGSHLGSLRAVAENRADVAAIDCVTFAFVCDEMPELARQVRRIGMTAPSPGLPLIASDTVPSATIEALREALNEALVMQPERAKRLRLAGFSVLPPSDYERIEQLENEARAVGYTRLA; via the coding sequence ATGACCTGGATCGCCGCCCTGCCAATGTATAACGTCACACCCGCGCTCGACCTGGAGTGGCGCGAGTGGCTCGCCGACGTGCTGCGCATGGTCAAGCCCGCGTGCCGCATCGTCGAACCGGACGAGGAATTGCATGGCTTCTGGCGGCGCCCCAATCTGCTGATCTCGCAGACCTGCGGCTATCCGTTCAGGCACGGCTTGCAAGAGCAGGTTCAACTGATCGCGACGCCGCGTTTCGACGCGCCGGGCTGCGAGGGCGCGCATTATTCCAGCGTGCTGGTGACGCGCGCGGACGCGCAGTTCGATACGCTCGCGGCCTGCCGCGGCGCGCGCGCCGCCTACAACCAGGACGACTCGAATAGCGGCATGAACGTGTTTCGCCACGCCGTGGCGCCGTTCTCGCGCGCCGGCATGTTCTTCAGTTCGGTGTTGCGAACCGGCTCGCATCTCGGCTCGTTGCGCGCGGTGGCGGAAAATCGCGCGGATGTCGCCGCAATCGACTGCGTGACCTTCGCTTTCGTATGTGACGAAATGCCGGAACTGGCCCGGCAGGTTCGCCGGATCGGCATGACGGCGCCGTCGCCGGGCTTGCCTTTGATCGCCTCCGACACGGTGCCCTCGGCAACGATCGAGGCATTGCGCGAAGCCCTGAACGAGGCGCTCGTCATGCAGCCGGAACGCGCGAAACGCCTGCGTTTAGCGGGCTTTTCCGTTTTGCCGCCCTCGGACTACGAGCGTATCGAGCAACTCGAAAACGAAGCGCGCGCCGTCGGCTATACGCGCCTCGCCTGA
- a CDS encoding HU family DNA-binding protein has translation MNKQELIDAVAAATGESKAATGQTIDAIVEAVTKAVVGGDTVQLVGFGSFSTGARAARVGRNPSTGAEIQIAAAKTVKFTAGKAFKEAVNAS, from the coding sequence ATGAACAAACAGGAACTGATTGATGCAGTCGCCGCAGCGACGGGCGAAAGCAAAGCGGCCACCGGCCAAACCATCGACGCGATCGTCGAAGCGGTGACCAAAGCCGTGGTGGGTGGCGATACGGTGCAACTGGTCGGTTTCGGTTCTTTCTCGACTGGCGCGCGCGCAGCACGCGTGGGCCGCAATCCGTCGACGGGTGCCGAGATCCAGATCGCGGCTGCCAAGACGGTGAAGTTCACCGCTGGCAAGGCGTTCAAGGAAGCCGTCAACGCGTCGTAA